A stretch of the Nitratireductor thuwali genome encodes the following:
- the nudC gene encoding NAD(+) diphosphatase: MDTSVKPRAGDAALDAIAFTGNIIDPQSENRADDAAARALGEPEARLMLIRDGRLCLKMQEKGFGAYFTAGDATALRAMLAEAVLLGRTPEVPVLAAPFNLDPEALPADIKAIDLRSIYVQGLLDPATLGALAQGAALLAWNANHRFCGKCGRETEMRAGGYRRHCTDCERDHFPRTDPVAIMLAVRGEKCLLGRSPHFAPGIYSCLAGFIEPGETIEQAVRRETFEESGVKVGKVTYLASQPWPFPYSLMIGCVGEAETEKVDADMAELEDCRWFPREEVRSMLAGAHSDGLGVPPRGAIARHIIASWAEDG; the protein is encoded by the coding sequence TCGACCCCCAATCCGAGAACCGCGCCGACGACGCGGCCGCAAGGGCGCTGGGGGAGCCGGAAGCCCGTCTCATGCTGATACGGGACGGGCGGCTTTGCCTGAAGATGCAGGAGAAGGGATTCGGCGCCTATTTCACGGCCGGGGATGCGACGGCTCTCAGGGCCATGCTTGCGGAGGCGGTGCTGCTGGGGCGTACGCCCGAAGTTCCCGTGCTGGCCGCGCCTTTCAATCTCGACCCGGAAGCGCTGCCGGCCGATATCAAGGCTATCGACCTCCGGTCCATCTATGTGCAGGGCCTGCTGGACCCCGCGACACTGGGCGCGCTCGCCCAAGGCGCGGCACTTCTCGCTTGGAACGCCAATCACCGGTTCTGCGGGAAGTGCGGCCGGGAAACCGAGATGCGGGCCGGCGGCTACCGCCGACACTGCACGGATTGCGAACGCGATCACTTTCCACGGACGGACCCGGTGGCCATCATGCTGGCAGTGCGTGGCGAAAAATGCCTTCTTGGCCGCAGCCCGCATTTCGCGCCCGGCATTTATTCCTGCCTGGCCGGCTTCATCGAGCCGGGCGAAACCATCGAACAGGCGGTGCGGCGCGAAACCTTCGAGGAATCGGGGGTGAAGGTGGGAAAGGTGACCTATCTGGCCAGCCAGCCCTGGCCCTTTCCCTATTCGCTGATGATCGGCTGCGTGGGCGAGGCGGAAACCGAGAAGGTCGATGCCGACATGGCCGAACTGGAGGATTGCCGCTGGTTCCCGCGCGAGGAAGTGCGATCGATGCTGGCGGGCGCCCACTCCGATGGGCTGGGCGTTCCCCCGCGCGGCGCGATCGCCCGGCACATCATTGCATCCTGGGCGGAGGACGGCTGA
- a CDS encoding prephenate dehydratase, which produces MAARKTNRIAFQGEPGANSDTACRDMFPGMEPLPCPTFEDAFAAVENGKADLAMIPIENTIAGRVADIHYLLPESRLHIVGEYFLPIHFQLMVLPGVDLSEINTVHSHIHALGQCRKIIRKHRWKPMVAGDTAGAAKQVAEEQERTSAALAPRLAADLYGLDIVAENVEDTNNNVTRFVVLSKEKAWASRKSDEQAMVTTFIFRVRNLPAALYKAMGGFATNGVNMTKLESYQLGGKFFSTLFYADVEGHPEDRNLALALEELRFFSREVRILGVYEAHPLRASQSEDEE; this is translated from the coding sequence ATGGCGGCAAGAAAGACCAACAGGATAGCATTTCAGGGAGAGCCCGGCGCCAACTCCGACACGGCCTGCCGGGATATGTTTCCCGGCATGGAGCCGCTGCCCTGCCCCACATTCGAGGATGCTTTCGCCGCCGTTGAGAACGGCAAGGCCGACCTTGCCATGATCCCGATCGAGAACACCATTGCCGGCCGGGTGGCCGACATCCATTACCTTTTGCCCGAATCCAGGTTGCACATCGTCGGCGAATATTTCCTGCCGATCCATTTCCAGCTCATGGTGCTGCCGGGCGTGGACCTATCCGAGATCAACACCGTCCACAGCCACATCCATGCGCTGGGCCAGTGCCGCAAGATCATCCGCAAGCACCGCTGGAAACCGATGGTCGCCGGCGATACCGCCGGCGCAGCCAAGCAGGTGGCCGAAGAACAAGAGCGGACCAGCGCCGCACTCGCTCCACGCCTGGCCGCGGATCTCTACGGGCTTGATATCGTTGCCGAGAATGTCGAGGACACCAACAACAACGTCACCCGTTTCGTCGTCCTGTCCAAGGAGAAGGCATGGGCGTCGCGCAAAAGCGACGAACAAGCGATGGTGACGACCTTCATCTTCCGGGTGCGCAACCTGCCTGCCGCGCTTTACAAGGCGATGGGCGGTTTCGCCACCAACGGCGTCAACATGACCAAGCTGGAAAGCTACCAGCTCGGCGGCAAGTTCTTCTCCACGCTCTTTTATGCCGATGTGGAAGGCCATCCGGAGGATCGCAACCTCGCGCTGGCCCTTGAGGAGCTGCGCTTCTTCTCGCGCGAGGTAAGGATTCTCGGCGTCTACGAGGCGCATCCCCTTCGCGCCAGCCAGAGCGAAGACGAGGAGTAA
- a CDS encoding 3-deoxy-manno-octulosonate cytidylyltransferase translates to MKAIVLIPARMASTRLPGKPLADIAGKAMILHVADRAREAGLGRVVVATDTREIAAAAEADGVEAVMTRSDHQSGSDRIFEALNRVDPNGEAELVINLQGDLPNIPAADIIAAAKLLEAPETDIGTLGVEIRDEAEKTNPSVVKIIGTPKGGGDLKRLRALYFTRATAPWGEGPLYHHIGIYAYRRAALERFVALPPSPLELRERLEQLRALEAGMRIDVGLVDSLPLGVDTPEDLERARDILKDRQV, encoded by the coding sequence ATGAAAGCGATTGTCCTTATTCCAGCGCGCATGGCTTCCACCCGCCTGCCCGGCAAGCCGTTGGCCGATATCGCCGGCAAAGCGATGATCCTGCACGTGGCCGACCGGGCAAGAGAGGCCGGCCTTGGCCGCGTCGTCGTCGCCACCGATACGCGCGAGATCGCGGCGGCAGCCGAGGCCGATGGCGTGGAAGCGGTGATGACGCGCAGCGACCATCAGTCCGGGTCCGACCGCATCTTCGAAGCGCTGAACCGCGTGGATCCGAACGGCGAGGCCGAGCTCGTCATAAATCTGCAGGGCGACCTACCGAATATCCCGGCTGCAGACATCATTGCCGCCGCCAAGCTTCTGGAAGCGCCGGAGACAGATATCGGCACCCTGGGCGTGGAAATCCGCGACGAGGCTGAGAAGACCAATCCAAGCGTCGTCAAGATCATCGGCACGCCGAAGGGCGGCGGCGACCTGAAGCGGCTGCGCGCGCTTTATTTTACCCGCGCCACCGCGCCGTGGGGCGAGGGGCCGCTCTACCACCACATCGGCATCTACGCCTATCGCCGCGCCGCGCTCGAGCGTTTCGTGGCGCTGCCGCCCTCGCCGCTGGAACTGCGCGAGCGGCTGGAGCAGCTGCGGGCGCTGGAGGCGGGGATGCGGATCGATGTGGGGCTGGTGGATTCGCTGCCGCTCGGCGTCGACACGCCGGAAGACCTCGAGCGGGCACGCGACATTCTGAAAGACAGGCAGGTTTGA
- a CDS encoding c-type cytochrome, with translation MDSFEINKIIGALLGVVFIIFSVSIVSDALFHVEAPETPGYAVEVPENGGGAPQEEVAPESVLPLLTSADPAAGENIFKRCQACHTVEEGGANKVGPNLWDIVGRPVASHEGFSYSAALQEYAQGGEVVWDYENLDAFLASPKGLVPGTAMAFAGLKNVEDRADIIAYLRTLSDDPAPLPEAGGEGAGEEGDAAAGDEDAAAEPPAADAEPAADAEQTPEASPAEAEGDAVQEEGTSGNENAPADAAPTEAPSNEAEPATPAQ, from the coding sequence ATGGACTCGTTCGAAATTAATAAGATCATCGGCGCGCTTCTTGGCGTGGTATTTATCATATTCTCGGTCAGCATTGTTTCGGATGCGCTCTTCCATGTCGAAGCGCCCGAAACGCCCGGCTATGCCGTAGAGGTGCCTGAAAACGGCGGAGGCGCGCCCCAGGAAGAGGTCGCCCCCGAATCGGTCCTGCCGCTGCTCACCTCGGCCGACCCGGCCGCCGGCGAGAACATTTTCAAGCGCTGTCAGGCCTGCCATACGGTGGAAGAGGGCGGCGCCAACAAGGTCGGACCCAATCTTTGGGACATCGTCGGTCGCCCGGTGGCAAGCCATGAAGGCTTCAGCTACTCGGCCGCCTTGCAGGAATACGCGCAGGGGGGCGAGGTCGTCTGGGATTATGAGAATCTCGATGCCTTCCTCGCCAGCCCCAAGGGCCTGGTTCCTGGAACGGCCATGGCCTTTGCCGGCCTGAAGAACGTTGAGGACCGCGCCGATATCATCGCCTATCTGCGCACATTGTCGGACGACCCCGCGCCGTTGCCGGAAGCCGGCGGCGAGGGTGCCGGCGAGGAAGGCGACGCAGCCGCCGGCGACGAGGATGCAGCGGCCGAGCCACCGGCTGCCGACGCAGAGCCCGCTGCCGATGCAGAGCAAACGCCCGAGGCCTCGCCCGCCGAGGCTGAAGGCGACGCCGTCCAGGAAGAAGGGACTTCCGGAAACGAGAACGCGCCCGCTGACGCGGCGCCCACTGAGGCGCCGTCCAATGAAGCCGAACCGGCCACGCCGGCGCAATAA
- a CDS encoding extracellular solute-binding protein, with protein sequence MNIICEQGRHLALVAAAAAATIFAIPLAGAQEPEWRTTTSLIDEAAETQPFEGYDYVNPDAPKGGTLNSAVTGTFDSFNPFVVRGTPAAGLTTFGGLLWDTLMQQSLAEPSTSYPLIAEAFKYPDDFSSATYRINPQARWHDGEPITAEDVVWSLEQLKEQSPMHNRYFASVKEAVALSEHEVQFTFDQSGNRELPHIMGDLPVLPKHWFEGVDAEGNKRSFADPTLEPPLGSGPYKIQSFDPGSKIAWERVEDYWAADLPVNRGRYNFDRRVYTYFQDENAAWLAFTKGGLEDIQIENSSRRWVTGYDFPAVQAGDVIKREFVDGGVQRMQAHVFNLRKPRFQDRRVREALTLAYNFEQLNRTQFFGQNTRTTSYFHGSELAATGLPEGRELEILQQFRDQLPQEVFTEEFELPVYSSPELERHYLRDAVHLFEAAGWVIRDGRMVNADTGQPFRIEFLGRGPTDEIIFGSYIDALRKIGIDASLRIIDTSQYISRVSAFDFDAVTGLFPQSLSPGNEQREFWGSQAAELEGSRNLAGISDPVVDALIEEIIYAENRDDLVAATRALDRVLLWNYFMVPQYHRPVTWVAYWNKFGIPEDQPEYASVDIESWWIDPEREDALARKYRSQQ encoded by the coding sequence ATGAACATTATCTGCGAGCAGGGCAGACACCTTGCCCTCGTGGCTGCCGCCGCCGCTGCGACGATATTTGCCATACCCCTTGCCGGCGCCCAGGAGCCGGAATGGCGCACGACGACCTCGCTCATCGATGAAGCCGCCGAGACGCAGCCTTTCGAGGGCTACGACTATGTGAACCCCGACGCCCCCAAGGGCGGGACGCTGAATTCGGCGGTCACCGGCACGTTCGACAGCTTCAATCCCTTCGTGGTGCGCGGGACGCCGGCGGCGGGATTGACGACTTTCGGCGGTCTCCTGTGGGACACGTTGATGCAGCAGTCGCTCGCGGAGCCGAGCACAAGCTACCCGCTCATTGCCGAGGCGTTCAAATATCCTGATGATTTCTCCTCGGCCACCTACCGCATCAACCCGCAGGCGCGCTGGCACGATGGCGAGCCCATCACGGCGGAAGATGTGGTCTGGTCGCTGGAGCAGCTCAAGGAGCAGAGCCCCATGCACAACCGCTACTTCGCCAGCGTGAAGGAGGCGGTGGCGCTGTCAGAGCACGAAGTCCAGTTCACGTTTGACCAGTCGGGAAACCGCGAATTGCCGCACATCATGGGCGACCTGCCCGTATTGCCCAAGCACTGGTTCGAGGGTGTCGACGCCGAGGGCAACAAGCGCAGCTTCGCTGATCCGACGCTCGAGCCGCCATTGGGCAGCGGCCCCTACAAGATCCAAAGCTTCGATCCCGGCTCGAAAATCGCCTGGGAGCGGGTGGAGGACTATTGGGCCGCGGACCTGCCCGTGAATCGCGGACGCTACAATTTCGACCGCCGGGTCTATACCTATTTTCAAGATGAGAATGCAGCATGGCTTGCCTTCACAAAAGGCGGTCTCGAGGACATCCAGATCGAAAACAGCTCGCGGCGATGGGTGACGGGATACGACTTCCCCGCCGTCCAGGCCGGCGACGTCATCAAGCGCGAGTTCGTCGACGGCGGCGTCCAGCGCATGCAGGCTCACGTGTTCAACCTGCGCAAACCGCGCTTCCAGGACAGGCGCGTGCGGGAGGCCCTGACGCTCGCCTACAATTTCGAGCAGTTGAACCGGACCCAGTTCTTCGGCCAGAACACACGGACCACAAGCTATTTCCACGGCAGCGAGCTCGCTGCCACGGGCCTGCCGGAGGGACGTGAACTGGAGATCCTGCAGCAGTTCCGTGACCAGTTGCCGCAGGAAGTCTTTACGGAAGAGTTCGAATTGCCTGTCTATTCCAGCCCGGAATTGGAACGCCACTATCTTCGCGACGCGGTCCACTTGTTCGAGGCCGCCGGGTGGGTCATCCGAGACGGGCGCATGGTGAACGCGGATACCGGCCAGCCGTTCCGGATTGAGTTCCTTGGCCGGGGACCGACCGACGAGATCATCTTCGGCAGCTATATCGACGCGCTGCGGAAGATCGGCATCGACGCTTCGCTGCGCATCATCGATACTTCGCAATATATAAGCAGGGTCAGCGCCTTCGACTTCGACGCGGTGACGGGCCTGTTCCCGCAATCGCTGTCGCCCGGCAATGAGCAGCGGGAGTTTTGGGGTTCGCAGGCGGCCGAACTGGAAGGGTCCCGAAACCTGGCCGGCATAAGCGATCCGGTCGTCGATGCTTTGATCGAAGAAATCATCTACGCCGAGAATCGGGACGATCTCGTCGCCGCTACCCGGGCGCTCGATCGGGTTCTTTTGTGGAACTATTTCATGGTGCCGCAATACCATCGTCCGGTCACGTGGGTGGCCTATTGGAACAAGTTCGGCATCCCCGAAGACCAACCCGAATATGCCAGCGTCGACATCGAGTCCTGGTGGATCGACCCGGAACGCGAGGATGCCCTTGCACGAAAATACAGAAGCCAGCAATAA